The following coding sequences lie in one Hippopotamus amphibius kiboko isolate mHipAmp2 chromosome 17, mHipAmp2.hap2, whole genome shotgun sequence genomic window:
- the G6PC3 gene encoding glucose-6-phosphatase 3 isoform X2, with protein MESTLGAGIAMAEALQNQLPWLENVWLWVTFLGDPKSLFLFYFPAAYYASRRVGIAVLWISLITEWLNLVFKCRWVRVIPSLTYCTFLLAVGLSRVFLLAHFPHQVLAGLITGAVLGWLMTPRVPSERELSFYGLTSLALLLGASLIYWTLFTLGLDLSWSINLASKWCERPEWVHLDSRPFASLSRDSGAALGLGIALHSPCYAQVRRAYLGYGQKLVCLVLAMGLLGPLDWLGYPPQISLFYIFNFLKHTLWPCLVLALVPWLVHTFSAQEAPPTRSS; from the exons ATGGAGTCCACGCTGGGCGCGGGCATCGCGATGGCCGAGGCGCTGCAGAACCAGCTGCCCTGGTTGGAGAACGTGTGGCTCTGGGTCACCTTTCTGGGCGACCCCAAGAGCCTCTTTCTGTTCTACTTCCCCGCGGCCTACTACGCCTCTCGCCGGGTGGGCATCGCGGTGCTCTGGATCAGCCTCATCACAGAGTGGCTCAACCTCGTCTTCAAGTG cCGCTGGGTGAGGGTGATACCTAGCTTGACTTATTGCACCTTCCTGCTGGCGGTCGGCTTGTCCCGGGTCTTCCTCTTAGCACATTTCCCGCACCAGGTGTTGGCTGGCCTAATAACTG GTGCCGTCCTGGGCTGGCTGATGACCCCTCGGGTGCCCTCAGAGCGGGAGCTGAGCTTCTACGGCTTGACCTCACTGGCCCTCTTGCTGGGTGCCAGCCTCATCTATTGGACCCTCTTTACCCTGGGCCTGGATCTTTCCTG GTCCATCAACCTAGCCTCTAAGTGGTGTGAGCGGCCTGAGTGGGTACACTTGGACAGCCGGCCCTTTGCCTCCCTGAGTCGCGACTCAGGGGCCGCCCTGGGTCTGGGCATCGCCTTGCACTCTCCCTGCTATGCCCAGGTACGGCGGGCATACCTGGGATACGGCCAGAAGTTAGTCTGCCTTGTGTTGGCCATGGGGCTGCTGGGCCCCCTGGACTGGCTGGGCTACCCCCCTCAGATCAGCCTCTTCTACATCTTCAATTTCCTGAAGCACACCCTCTGGCCATGCCTGGTCCTGGCCCTCGTACCGTGGCTGGTGCACACGTTCAGTGCCCAGGAAGCACCACCCACCCGCTCTTCCTGA
- the G6PC3 gene encoding glucose-6-phosphatase 3 isoform X1, with translation MESTLGAGIAMAEALQNQLPWLENVWLWVTFLGDPKSLFLFYFPAAYYASRRVGIAVLWISLITEWLNLVFKWFLFGDRPFWWVHESGYYSQAPAQVHQFPSSCETGPGSPSGHCMITGAALWPIMTAISSQVATRTHSRWVRVIPSLTYCTFLLAVGLSRVFLLAHFPHQVLAGLITGAVLGWLMTPRVPSERELSFYGLTSLALLLGASLIYWTLFTLGLDLSWSINLASKWCERPEWVHLDSRPFASLSRDSGAALGLGIALHSPCYAQVRRAYLGYGQKLVCLVLAMGLLGPLDWLGYPPQISLFYIFNFLKHTLWPCLVLALVPWLVHTFSAQEAPPTRSS, from the exons ATGGAGTCCACGCTGGGCGCGGGCATCGCGATGGCCGAGGCGCTGCAGAACCAGCTGCCCTGGTTGGAGAACGTGTGGCTCTGGGTCACCTTTCTGGGCGACCCCAAGAGCCTCTTTCTGTTCTACTTCCCCGCGGCCTACTACGCCTCTCGCCGGGTGGGCATCGCGGTGCTCTGGATCAGCCTCATCACAGAGTGGCTCAACCTCGTCTTCAAGTG GTTTCTGTTTGGAGACAGGCCCTTTTGGTGGGTCCATGAGTCTGGGTACTAcagccaggccccagcccaggtTCACCAGTTCCCCTCTTCTTGTGAAACTGGTCCAG GCAGTCCTTCCGGACACTGTATGATCACAGGAGCAGCCCTCTGGCCCATAATGACGGCCATCTCTTCCCAGGTGGCCACCCGGACCCACAG cCGCTGGGTGAGGGTGATACCTAGCTTGACTTATTGCACCTTCCTGCTGGCGGTCGGCTTGTCCCGGGTCTTCCTCTTAGCACATTTCCCGCACCAGGTGTTGGCTGGCCTAATAACTG GTGCCGTCCTGGGCTGGCTGATGACCCCTCGGGTGCCCTCAGAGCGGGAGCTGAGCTTCTACGGCTTGACCTCACTGGCCCTCTTGCTGGGTGCCAGCCTCATCTATTGGACCCTCTTTACCCTGGGCCTGGATCTTTCCTG GTCCATCAACCTAGCCTCTAAGTGGTGTGAGCGGCCTGAGTGGGTACACTTGGACAGCCGGCCCTTTGCCTCCCTGAGTCGCGACTCAGGGGCCGCCCTGGGTCTGGGCATCGCCTTGCACTCTCCCTGCTATGCCCAGGTACGGCGGGCATACCTGGGATACGGCCAGAAGTTAGTCTGCCTTGTGTTGGCCATGGGGCTGCTGGGCCCCCTGGACTGGCTGGGCTACCCCCCTCAGATCAGCCTCTTCTACATCTTCAATTTCCTGAAGCACACCCTCTGGCCATGCCTGGTCCTGGCCCTCGTACCGTGGCTGGTGCACACGTTCAGTGCCCAGGAAGCACCACCCACCCGCTCTTCCTGA